The Acaryochloris sp. CCMEE 5410 genome includes the window TATCCAGCCCTTCACCGCCACAAGTTGCACCCCCTATCAAAAGCGAGGCAGGGGGCGTCTAGATCCCGAAGAAGCAAACGCCAAGATTCACCGCGCCATAGATGCCATTATGGCCTTCAACAACACTCCCAACCGGTCTCATGAGGAAATGTGGCGCATTGGGATTTCTTCACTTAAAAGGCTGACTCATTCGTCACAATCTGTCATTCAAAGAGTACATAAGCAAAGGGAAAAAGATATTGATGCCCATCATGAGAAGCATAATTTAGGAAAGTACCATAATCTCCCCATGGACATGCAGGCATAATGATCGATGAGGTTATCAAAGCTCCTGTGAATTCATAAACAGAGGGCAAAGAGCACCTAATGTTTATCTCCAATACCCTCCAGACCTCTAGTACGTTGTTGAGGGCAGATGCGATCTCAGTGAAGCCTCCCATGCTCTCCACCCCTCATGTCGTAAGGTGGCTTCAGAACCATCATTTCTGGAGCAGCATTCATGGCGACAGATATCCCCAAACCGACCGAAGTCATTCAGCAGATGATTGATTTACGGATTCAACTCGCCGAACTAGAAGACCAAATCGAAGCCCTCAAACCGGCTTTCTTTGCAGCCTGTGCAACACAAGGAGACGACAAGTTTGAGCAAGAAGGGGCAATTATCGCGCGACGACTCACACCTGGCAAATGGATATATCCTAACCACATCACTGTCCAAGAGAGACAGCTCAAAATTCTCAAGGAAGAGTTTCGGCAAACCCACGAACCCACAGCAGGCAGGGAGATTATTTGGAGCATCAAATTCCTCTAGAACCTCCCTTTGATCTATGCGTTTTATCCAATAACACTGGAACCAATTGATATGCCAGACGCCACAATCCTATCCATCACTGAAGCAAGCCAAACGCTCTCCGATCTCGTCGATCAAGTGAACGAGTCTCATGAACCGATTATGATCGCAAGCGCGCAAGGCAATGCCGTTTTAGTCAGTGAACAGATTTGGAACGCATTGCAAGAACCCTCTATCTCAACTCCATTCCAGGGGTGTGGGATTCTATTGAAGTGGGCATCCAGACTCCCTTAAAGACTGCTCCGATACTTTAGCTTGGGCAGATCAATATTGAACGTCGCTGGGCCAATCAAGGCGATTTTGCCGCTACCGGTAGCTGATCAGAAGCCATTTCTGCAAACGG containing:
- a CDS encoding type II toxin-antitoxin system Phd/YefM family antitoxin, which translates into the protein MPDATILSITEASQTLSDLVDQVNESHEPIMIASAQGNAVLVSEQIWNALQEPSISTPFQGCGILLKWASRLP